The genome window ctgtagattTTCTAATTTATAGTTCCAGTACAAAGTGCGCATTTGTTTTCATTAAAAACGTCACAGGCAGGTGTGTGCAAAGGTGAAATCAATCATCTAATTGTGCAAGAGATGGAGAGTGTGGGAGGAGCCTAGATGAGCAATAAAAGGCTGCTCATCCACCCTCCTCAAGAAAGTAGAAGTAGACGACTCACCTCGGCATTACTTCGCTCAAATCGTCTCTTCTTGGTTACATTTTCTTCCATAATGAGTTGGCTGAAGTGTTGTGTGTTCCCCCTGGTGCTGCTGTGCATGTGGCAGCTGCAAGAAGGAGCACACGCCTGCACATGTATTTACGACCATCCACAGACGCAGTTTTGCCAATCAGATGTCGGTAAGTTCAACATTAAAATGTTAATAGTTTACTTTAGGCAAAAGCAATTTTTAAAGGTCATTTTGCATAATTACAGTTAACTAAACATCTTCTTCCAAGATGTCTTAGTGTTGCTTGTGAATGTATtgaagactttaaaaaaaaaatgtttttaaagccaAAATGGTTCATTATAAGCTTGGCAAGTAACAgtctggtgtcaaactcattttagattgggggccacatggagaaaaatctactggactggtaaaatcacagcataacttaaaattaagacaacttcaggttttcttttgtttaaaaataaaacaagcacattctgaaaatgtacaaatcatgttttttttgtttttttttacacttaccgtatttttcggagtataagtcgcaccggagtattttttaattttatttttttttttacacttaccgtatttttcggagtatgagtcgcaccggagtataagtcgcatctgcataataaagaaggaaacaaacataaatcgcactagagcccggccgaactatgaaaaaaacaaaaactgcgacttatagtctgaaaaatacggtacatgttgcggttaatggtgtatatatatatattttttgtttattctgTCTGActaaatgtgataatgttcatcagtcaactcattggttttCATTTTCAGTCTATCAAGATAAAatgaaatcaaattacaggatgttatttttgtagtttgctaattttcctcgactggtgcactatcatgtggtttttatttttttgcatatgtaaaatcatctacaaagaattgctgttgcgacatctagtggacacatttagagcagcagttttttttcattgaaaaatttcggctcagttttatacttggcaaactcatcctgtGGGCcgtataaaacctgtttgcgggctgtacgtttgacacccctgctctagctaAACTGTTTATCTCATGTCAGCCAAGAGATATTTGTAAGGTgttataaagttgtttttttagggAAATGTAGATGCCAGGTGATACTTACCTGTGGAAGTCTACATTTCTGGTTCAGTGCAAAAATTACTCCTGTAAGACATTAGCTAAATTAACAGCAATGTTTTTGACATATGTATAATCCAAGTATTGCTAGATTAATATTTTTAAGCATTTTGCAGATGCACTAAATTTTAAGTTGACGCCTTGTGCAGAATTGGCTATTTTTTAGAATTCCATCAAAAAATTAAGCAGACTTTTagggatagtatcgcctttgcatcattaatagctcatagaaggattttattggagtggaaatcacaACATGCCCCAAAGGCCTCCCTATGGTTTAAGGACTTatgtttttcttagatttagagaaataaatataatctgaggggtacaccaaACAATTTCACTTGACCTGGGACTCAGAATTagctacatagctaaattaaagacactataggacaaatgtgacactcactgtttacaatgaacctttccacttacctttttttgaggggggaaacagggaaaaaaagtgtctgttttctcagtacctatCGTATAATTTCCCAATCAAATgagtatatatattaaaaaagtgTTGCTAATGAAAGTTTACTTCAGAGTTGATGCTTTTGACTACCCTGAGAGCTTGGCTAAAAATACATGGAGATTGAATCTGCAAGCGTCTGTCACATTTATGTTAAGTGGCTTTTTGTATTAAATGTCACCCTACTGTTTAGCTGATGCCTTTGTTGGTTTTAGGTAAATTGTTTTAATTCTGATCAAAGATTTTCTTTTTGTTTCTAGCCATCAAGGCAAAGGTGGTTGCGCAGACGACTGTTGGTGGTAAATTTAACAATGAGATCAAGTATGACATCAAACTGATCAAGGTTGTATATTTTATAGTCTATTATGTCCATGTATGCATGCACATTTTTATACATTCCCCACCCCCCAGATATTGAATGGCCCCAACAGACCCTTTGATACCATCTACACTGCATcctccactgcagcatgtggtgTGATTCTGAACAAAGGTGTAGAATATTTTATCACAGGTAAAATAAAATCCTTGGATGCAAAATTGTAGAACTTTGATTGTAAAACTTGAATTATATTTTCATATTTCTTAAATGTTATCACCTGTCCTTTCCATTGCAGGCAAACTGACGCCTGACGGGTCTCTGTACGTGTCATCCTGTAACTACGTTGTTCCCTGGAAAAGCAGCCACAAGATCCTGGTAGAACGTTATACGATGGGCTGTGATTGCAAGGTAAGCAAACCTAATTGatcaattttttaattaaatcctaATCTTTGTTTTATCCTCCAGATCACTCGATGTCACTCTGTCCCTTGCGGAATCGGTGGTCCAGCTGAGTGCTTGTGGACGGACTGGCTGACTGGGAATTGGGTCAATAACGAGCACGACCAACAATGTGCTTGCATCAAGAGAAGGGATGGTTCTTGTGCTTGGTACAAGGAGGCTGCCTCACCCAAAAAGGGTTAATGAACATAATAGACCCTAAAAACTCCACCATGCAAAACATGTCAATTCTGAATAAATCAATTAAATGCAATGCAGTTTGTTTTTGTTGAGGTTGCATGTTTTTAAAAAGGTCAATCAGGAGTTGTTCAACCAACAAAATGGAATCCTCTCAAGAAAACCATGCATGACTTTGACTTTTATTGCATTGCTGTCAAAAGCAAAACAAGTAATTTTGTGGATTTTGATTTCTAGTAAAAGGGCTTTTTGGCGTGATTTAGTATGACTCAAAACCACTTTAAATTTGTTGCCAGTGAGGGCATCTTCTAAAAATGTTCATTGGAAGACTCAAAGCAGACATGAGCTGACCAACTCACTTTACTTGCTGTAAAGATGCCAAACAATGGAGCATGTTtgtacacacacttttttttaatgtttgtgtttatgtataAACAGATGGAAGGCATACTTGTGATACATTCACAATTTCTGCAAAAATTATTGTAAAATGTTTCATTTTAATCTACATTGCATTAACTCTCTAAATTATGTTAAATATTACTACtctgtggttagagcaggggtgtcaaactcaaatacagagtgggcca of Nerophis lumbriciformis linkage group LG22, RoL_Nlum_v2.1, whole genome shotgun sequence contains these proteins:
- the LOC133615061 gene encoding metalloproteinase inhibitor 2-like; this encodes MSWLKCCVFPLVLLCMWQLQEGAHACTCIYDHPQTQFCQSDVAIKAKVVAQTTVGGKFNNEIKYDIKLIKILNGPNRPFDTIYTASSTAACGVILNKGVEYFITGKLTPDGSLYVSSCNYVVPWKSSHKILVERYTMGCDCKITRCHSVPCGIGGPAECLWTDWLTGNWVNNEHDQQCACIKRRDGSCAWYKEAASPKKG